Below is a window of Fulvitalea axinellae DNA.
CAAGGACACCGTAATTAAAACCGTAAATGGACAAAGCGTAAAAGTACGCGATGTGGCCGAGGTAAAAATCGGCGCTTCGGACCAAATCGGAACGGGATCGCTCAACGCGAGGCCGTCGGTGATTATGACGATCTCCAAACAGCCCGATGTCAACACGATTGAGCTAACGAAGGAACTTGACAAAGCCGTAACCGAACTCCGGAAAACATTGCCGGCGGGCGTAAAAATCGACAACCATATTTTCCGCCAATCGGACTTTATCGACGCCTCCATCGGAAACCTAAAATCCACTTTGCTCGAAGGCACGTTCTTCGTTATCCTAGTGCTTTTCATCTTCCTGATGGATTGGCGCACGACGACTATCTCCCTTTTGGCCATTCCGGTTTCGCTTTTGACTTCGGTATTGGTTCTCAAATTCCTCGGCTACACTATCAACACCATGAGTCTCGGCGGTATGGCCATCGCCGTCGGCGCTTTGGTTGATGACGCGATTATCGATGTCGAAAACGTATTTAAAAGGCTCAGGGAAAATTTTCTGAAACCGAAAGAGGAAAGGCTTCCGCTTTTGGCCGTAGTCAAAGAGGCTTCGATGGAAATCCGGAGCTCAATTATTATCGCTACGCTGATCGTGATCGTTTCTTTTGTACCGCTTTTCCTCCTTAGCGGAATGGAAGGCCGACTGCTCAAACCGCTCGGAATCGCCTTTATCACTTCCGTATTGGCCTCGTTGGCCGTCGCCGTTACTTTAACTCCCGTCCTCTGTTCTTATTTATTGAACAATGAAAAACTCTTCAAAGCGAGAGCCGAAGGGACAAAAGTGGAACGCTGGCTACAGAAACAATACGGACGAATTCTCTCAAAAGCGATTAAAGTACCGAAAACGATCATCGCCGTAACGGCCATGGCTTTCGCCGTAAGTATCGGCCTTCTCGGACAATTGGACCGCAGTTTTCTGCCCGAATTCAACGAGGGGTCGCTGGTGATCAGCGTAGTCGGAATACCGGGAATGTCATTGGAAGAAAGCGAGACCTCCGGACGAATGGTGGAGGAACAACTTCTGCAAATGCCGGAAATCACGACCGTAACCCGCCGGACCGGCCGGGCGGAAATGGACGAGCACGCGCAGGACGTAAACGCCTCCGAAGTGGACGCTCCGTTCGTTTTGGACGGAAAAGACAAAGAGACTTTCTTCGAAGAAGTACGCAAAAAGCTAAGTATTGTACCCGGAGTGAATATTACGCTCGGACAACCTATCGCCCACCGCGTAGACCATATGCTTTCGGGAACTCGCGCCAATATCGCCATCAAGATTTTCGGCCCGGACCTGAACGAGCTTTATAAAATCGGCAAAAACATCGAAACGCTGATCAAACCTATCGACGGACTCGCCGATGTGGCCGTGGCCCGCCAAACGGAAGTCCCGAGATTGCGGGTTGATCCGAACAGGCAAAAACTCGCAGCCGTGGGAATGACCGTCGATCAGCTGATGGAACAGCTCGATATCGCTTTCACAGGCGAAAAAGCAGGTCAGATCTACGAAGGCCAACGCTATTTCGATCTGGTGGTAAGATACGGAAAACGCTTCCGGGATACGCCCGAAAAGCTTAAAGCCATGCTCGTCAGCCTGCCGGAAGGCGGACACATTCCGCTTGACCAACTCGCCGAAATTTCTTCAGTAAGCGGACCGCACACCATCAGCCGGGAGAATATCCAACGGAAAATCGTAGTATCGGCAAACGTAAACGGCCGTGGACTAAGAAACGCCGTGGACGATATCAAATCGACCATTGACTCCGGAGTTTCCCTGCCCGAAGGCTACAGAGTAGTATACGGCGGACAGTTCGAAAGCGAAGCGAAAGCCTCACGGTTGCTGTTAATCACGGCTATTTCGGCCATCCTTGTCATCTTCTTGCTACTGTATTTCGAATTCAAAGACACGAAGCTCGCCTTTATCGTTTTGGTCAATCTTCCATTGGCATTGATCGGCGGTATCCTGATCGTGTATTTCACTTCGGGAATTATCAGCATCGCGTCGACTATCGGTTTTATCAGCCTTTTCGGTATAGCTACGCGAAACGGGATCCTGCTCGTTTCCAGATACGAAGACCTGCGCGACGGCCAGCCCGCCAACGACAGCCTGATAAAATCCGGAGCCTTCGACAGGCTGAACCCGATCCTGATGACAGCTTGCACAACCGGATTGGCCTTGGTTCCGCTTGCGCTAAAAGGCGCCGAGTCAGGGAACGAAATCCAAAGCCCGATGGCCGTTGTAATTCTGGGCGGTTTGCTAACCGCCACTTTGCTGAATTTGCTTGTGATACCGTGTGTCTACAAACTGATTTTCGTTAAGGACAAATAACGATCGGCCTAAACTCAATTTTAAAGCGCTCCGCCAATTCGAAAAATGGCGGAGCGCTTTTTTATTTCCCCTGATTGGCAATACTTTTGAGTTCCACATTTCATCCCGAACATTCCCACTCCCGATGTTTCAACACAAAAAACGACATGGTTCCAGTCTGAAATCAACGGGAGATTCTACAAGCCAAACCCAATCGTCCAAATTTCCTCCAAACCATTTCCCCCCAATCCAAGCGATGCTCAATCGCATGGATTTCCGAAAACAAATAGGCTACGCCCGCTCCATCCCGCCCGAAACAGAACCTGAGCTAAGGGAAATAGACCGACTTTTAGCGCAATACGAAAAACTGAATCCACTCCCCCGCACCCAGCTCGAATACGAAAAATTGGCATCTTGCCTAAGCCAACTCGAACGCACGGTTTACCTTTGGCATTCCAAAAATATGCCTCTGGAAAGCCACAGACCCGACGAAAGAACACCGGCCTTAGCCAATCTTCTCAAAACCGTCAATTCGGAATTCGATTCGCTTTTCTCCATCGCCGTCCGCAGGCGATTCGATTTTTGGTATCCCGGAAAAGACAAAGCGGGATTGCGAGAAACCCGAAAAGTGGAAGCGATGTGGAGAAGCGTCTTAGCCGAAGACAGCAGCCTTAAGGTAGAATCCTCAATTTATCCGCCAATAGAGTCCGCCGACTCATCAAAACGTCCGATGCCATCCGGATCCTCAGCAGATTTCAAGAAGAGAATGTTTACACAAATCGGAAGAATAATGATGAGCCGTGGCGGAAGGGAACTTATCGATTCTATTTTGGAAAATCGGCACACCGTCACCATACGCGGGCACGAAGGCGAAAAGTACCGGACAAAAACCAAAAACAAGAAAAACTCCCAAGCCTCAAGCCCAATCTTGGATAGCGACCCTGAAGGACCTGTGTACGAAGGCTTGGGCTCGGACGCTACGGTATATTCGCCCGCCGTACCTAGCCGAAAAATGAAATTCTATTTTACCCAATCCCCCAACCCAAGATACGGCGCTTACACCATCGTACCGGAATATTTACGATTAGCCCACGAACTGGGGCACGCCATGAACGCTCAATATGGAAAAAGCCGGGAACATTTTTCCTCAAAAAAATATGGAATTGACATAGCAAGATGGACAAATCCGGAGGAAAAATACGTGATCGAGAAAATTGACAACCCAATGCGTAGAGAACTTAATTTACCGAACAGAATCGGGCATATTAGTACCGGCCCCCTGCTTGAAGAATATTGGAGCTGATATTTTCAGCCCTCAATGCATTATGTTAAATAGAGGGCTTTCAGTTTACTTATTTCCTTTTTTCAACTTCTCAGAAAAACATCCCGGAAAAGCACTTTCCGCCCTAAAAAGCCTCCATTCTTCGACTATGAAAATTGGGAAGGATCCCGAAATGGTTCCCGGCAGAAATCGTCCCCACAGGCTTTGCCTTACAGGTTTTCGCCTCGTATATTCTGTTCCTGAACCTTTTGGAAGGGCCCGCCCTCCGCTTTTTATTAATTTCATTCACACTGACATGATCAGAAGATTACTTCTTTTATCTTTTCTCACAGTGTTTGCTTTAGCCAGTTGGGCACAAACAAGCGAGACCGTTTACCTTTCGGGAACGGACAAGGACAACACCGTCCGATGGGACTTTTTCTGTACCGAAGGCCAAAACAGCGGAAAATGGACCACAATTCCGGTCCCCTCCTGCTGGGAAAGCCAAGGATTCGGTAATTATAACTATGGCCAAGACAAGGAGAAATCCTCCGAAAAGGGCTTGTACAAGCACAAATTCACCGTTCCGAATTCTTGGAAGAACAAAAAAATCAATATCGTCTTCGAAGGTTCGATGACCGATACCGAAGTCAAGATCAACGGCCGATTGGCGGGCGCCAAGCACCAAGGAGCCTTCTATAGGTTCGAATACGACATCACCAGACTTTTGAAATTCGGCAAAGAGAACTTGCTTGAGGTAAAAGTCGAAAAAATGTCTTCCAACAAATCCGTAAACAAAGCGGAGCGCAACGCCGACTATTGGATCTTCGGCGGGATTTTCCGTCCGGTTTATCTAACCGCCCATCCGAAAACCCATATCCAACGAGTGGCTATCGACGCCCAAGCGAACGGAGATTTCACCGTGGATGTTTTTACGGAAAGAGCCAGAAAAGGAAGCTCGGTAAAAGCTCAGGTAAAATCGCTTGACGGAAGAAATATCGGGGAACCATTTACCGCAAAAGTTGAGGGCAGAAATCCGAAAGTACGCCTTTCGGCGAAAATCCCGAACGTGAAACCATGGAACCCCGAATTCCCGCAACGCTACAAAGTGGAGGTCGCACTTTCTGACAATGGCAAAACGAAACACGTAATCAACCAGAAATTCGGATTCCGCACCGTCGAGGTTCGCAAAGGTGACGGCGTGTATGTCAACGACGAAAAGATCATCTTCAAAGGAGTGAACAGGCACTGCGCCTACCCTACTTCCGGCCGTACCACCAGCCCGGAAATCGACATCATGGACATCAACCTGATGAAGGATATGAACATGAACTCCGTACGGATGTCACATTACCCGCCGGACGCGCATTTCCTTGATGCCTGCGACTCTCTCGGCCTTTTTGTCCTTGACGAACTCGCCGGTTGGCAGGACAATTACGATACTGAAATCGGGAAAAAACTCGTGAAAGAGATGGTGATCCGCGACGTAAACCACCCGAGTATCATCCTTTGGGATAATGGAAACGAGAAAGGCTGGAACACTGAACTCGACGGAGAATTCGCCAAATATGATCCGCAAGAGCGCAAAGTTCTCCACCCGATGGCCCTCCACGACGGAATGGACACTCAGCACTACAAGGACTACGCATACGGAATCGGGGCGTTCGAGAACTCGAAAGACATCTACTTCCCGACGGAATTCCTCCACGGCCTCTACGACGGCGGACACGGCGCCGGGCTTGACGACCACTGGGAAAGCGTTTTGAAACATCCGAACGCGGCCGGTGGATTTCTCTGGGTTTTCGCCGACGAAGGAGTGGTAAGAACAGACGAAGGCGGACGCGTAGACACGCATATGAACTACGCTCCCGACGGAATTGTGGGGCCATACAGGGAAAAAGAAGCCAGTTATTACACCATCAGGGAGGTTTGGACTCCTGTTCATTTTCCTGTGACTTACCTCAGCCCTAGTTTCAAAGGAAAGCTTAAAGTCGAAAACCGCTTCACTTACACGAACCTCAACCAATGCGATGTGGAATGGAAGCTTTTGCGCTATCCTTCTCCAAGTGCGAAAAACGGAAAAACCGTTGAGAAACGGGGAGCGAAAGCCACGTTCAAAGACTTTGAACCCGGAACAGCCGGCTTCCTGAACTTGGATCTTCCCAACGATTTCGCCCAATACGACGCCCTTACTATTTCCGTAAAAGACCCGCACGGCAGGGAAGTCATCTCACGCACTTGGCCGATCCAGTTCGCTTCGGAACTTAGCGAAAAAGCGTTGGCAAAAGCTTCCTCCGACGCCGTAAACGCAACAACCGAAGGCGAAAATATTATCCTGAATTCAGGAGAAGTAAAAGCCGTATTTTCGGCCAAAGACGGAACATTGCTTAACATCGAAAACGCGAAAGGCTCCATTCCTTTCAAAAACGGACCGAAGCTGACATTGGAAACCAAGGTTAAATCCGTAAAAAGCTTCGAGAAAGACGGAAACCAAATCGTAGAGGCTCTTTTTGAAAAAGGATTCGCCAGCGTACGTTGGACCATGCTTCCAGGCGGAGCTTTGGAACTTGAATATGACATCAAAGACACCAAAGGCCGTTTTGATATGATGGGCGTAAGCTGGGACTTCCCGGAAGATCCTAACGTAACGGTAAAATGGCTGGGCAAAGGTCCGTATCGGGTTTGGAAAAACAGGCTCAAAGGACCGCAATTCGGACTTTGGGAAAAAGAATACAACAACACCATCACGGGAGTCGACTGGAATTATCCCGAATTCAAAGGATACCATTCGGAATTGTATTGGGCAAAGATCTCGTTAGGAGAACAATCGTTTACAGTTTACTCAAAAACCGACGGCGTTTACCTCCGCCTCTACACTCCCGCCCTACCCGAGAAGCCCGCTCACACCAAAGCTGCTTTCCCGGAAGGAAATATCTCACTGATGCACGCCATTCCGGCCGTTGGCACCAAGTTCCACCCCTCTGACGAACTTGGCCCACAAGGACGGAAAAACGTTCATAATACATGGAGGCCTTACCAGAAATCCGTAATCGGAAAATTCGTTTTCGATTTCAGATCTTCAAACAAAAAAAGTCTCTGAGGTCAGTAGCAAAACCCTCAAAACCGTGGCGGAAACGTCACGGTTATTTTTTTCCCTAAACCTAAACACGTATAGCCTAACCGAACCGTTTTCAGTTTGCGAATATCTCAACCTTTACACATTATGTTAAATAGAGTGATTGGAATATGGCCTCCTGATACCTAAAGGCCAACACTGTCATTTTGGCATAGCGTCGAAATTTGCGTACCTTTGTGAATTCCTTCCAACTACACGGAAGTTCCAGTTACAAACAATTGACTACCAAAGCTATAGATTGAATGAGCGAGCTTATCCAAGATATCGGGATTCTCGGAAACAACAACGGGGAGAATACGAGTTGCGAGACCTACAGGACGAGCAAAGACGTCGACACCGGCAAAAGCCGTAAACTTTACATTGAAAGCTACGGCTGCCAGATGAACTTCTCTGACAGCGAGATCGTATCGTCGATTATGGAAAAGGAGGGCTTCGACACCACGTCCACTTTCGAAAACGCCGATGTGGTACTGCTCAACACCTGCTCTATCCGCGACAAGGCGGAACAGACTGTAAGAAAGCGCCTTAAGCAATTCAACTCGGTTAAGAAAAACAAACCGGAAATGTTGATCGGCGTGTTGGGCTGCATGGCCGAAAGACTCAAGGAAAAGCTCCTCGAAGAGGAAAAAATCGTTGATTTGGTCGCCGGCCCGGACGCTTACCGCGATCTCCCGGCTTTGGTATCCAAGGTTGACGAGGGCCAAAAGGCGGTCAACACCGTACTTTCAAGGGAAGAAACTTACGCAGACATCAGCCCGGTTCGCCTGAACTCCAACGGCGTTACAGCCTTTATCTCGATCATGCGCGGCTGTGACAATATGTGCTCGTTCTGCGTAGTGCCGTTCACCCGTGGCCGTGAGCGTAGCCGCGATCCGAAAAGTATTGTGGAAGAGGCGCGTCAGCTCTTCGAAAGCGGATACAAAGAGGTAACGCTTTTGGGACAAAACGTAGACAGCTACAAATTCGCCCTCGATCTTGACCAAAACCAGAAAAAGGTAATCGAAAAATCCGACGCCAAGGATATCGTCACCTTCGCCAACCTTTTGGAAATGGTTGCGAAAGTGAGCCCGGACCTCCGCGTTAGGTTCTCCACTTCGCATCCTAAAGACATTACGGAAGACGTGTTGCACGTTATGGCGGCGCACGAAAACATTTGCAAATACATCCACTTGCCTGCGCAAAGCGGAAACAGCAGGGTTCTCGATATCATGAACCGTACTTACACCCGCGAGGAATACATCGAGAAAGTTGACTCTATCCGTAAGATTCTTGGCGAGGAATGCGGTATTTCTTCCGATATGATCGCCGGTTTCTGTACCGAGACCGAAGAGGAACACAAAGAGACCTTGACTCTGATGGAGTACGTTCAGTACGACTTCTCTTATATGTTCTTCTACTCTGAACGCCCAGGCACTTTGGCCGCTAAAAAATTCGAAGACGACATTCCTTTGGAAACAAAAAAACGTCGTCTTAACGAAATCATCGACTTGCAAAGGGATCTTTCCCTCAAAAGAAACCAGCTCGACGTCGGTAAAACCTTCAAGGTTTTGGTTGAAGGAACATCCAAGCGTTCCGATGAGCAACTGCAAGGGCGCAACTCAGCCAACAAAGTGGTGGTCTTCGACAAGCGTAATTTCAAGAAAGGCGACTACGTAAACGTAAAAGTTACGGAATGCACGCCTGGTACGCTTATCGGCGAACCAGTTTCTTAAGGAAAAATCCTATAAGACAATTCACTCCCGGAATGCTCGACAGGCCTTCCGGGAGTTCATAATATAGAATTCGGATCGACAATTTTTCGGGAAGGCACGGCCTTCGTTTGGCGGAAATTTCCCCAATCGTTTGTCTAAAGCAGTCGTGTCAGGCAACAAAACCTCGCTTCAAAGTATGATTTCCAATTCCGACATTCAGTACGTCAAACAACGCTTCGGCATAATCGGTAACTCTCCCCTACTGAACCGTGCCATAGAAATCGCCATGTACGTGGCTCCTACAGATATGGCAGTACTGGTAACGGGCGAAAGCGGAAGCGGTAAGGAATCGTTTTCGAAAATCATCCATCATCTGAGCCACCGTAAACACGGCCCTTTTATAGCCATAAACTGCGGCGCTATCCCGGAAGGAACTATCGATTCGGAACTTTTCGGACACGAAAAAGGCGCTTTTACAGGCGCTTCCGACACTAGAAAAGGGTATTTCGAGGTAACCTCGGGTGGCACTATCTTTCTGGACGAAATCGGGGAAATGCCACTCAGCACCCAGGCCAGGCTTCTCCGGGTCTTGGAAAACGGCGAATTCATCAAAGTCGGTTCTTCCAAGGTGCAGAAAACCGACGTCCGGGTAGTGGCGGCCACAAACGTCCGGTTGCTTGACGCAATCTCCAAAGGAAAGTTTAGGGAAGACCTTTACTATAGACTGAATACCGTCCCGTTGTTCGTTCCTCCGCTAAGGGAACGCGGACGCGACAGCTTGCTCCTCTTCCGAAAATTCGCTTCGGATTTCGCCGAGAAATATCATACAAAACCGATTTTCCTTACCGAAGACGGGCAAGAAACACTGCTCGACTATCGTTTTCCTGGTAACATCCGGCAGCTGAAAAATCTCGTTGAGCAGATGTCGGTACTAGAAACAGGAAAGGTAATCGACTCGCGCACGCTCGACGGATATATGCCAACCTCCCAAGCCTTGGTTCCGATTTCAAAACCAGAAATGGGCGGAGACCAACCCGACAGCGCAGATTTGGAGATGCTTTACAAAATCATTTTCGAACTGAAAAAGGAGCTTGGCGACCTAAAAGAGATTGTGGCCAGAATAATCCGGGACGAACATGTGAAGTCTCCGGCCTTATTGGCTAAATTCACACAATTGACTTCCGAAGATTCCGACCTCAGCCAAAAACCGAAACCTACCTCTCCCCTGTTACTGGAGAGCGGACACGGAAACAACGATTCAACCGACGAATCGCAGACCATAGACATCGACCGTGTTGAAGAATTGCAGGGCAACGAAGAATCGGAATCGCTCTCATTGGAGAGAAACGAGAAAGAACTTATAATAAAAGCCTTAAAGAAAAACGGCAACCGCAGAAAACGCGCGGCC
It encodes the following:
- a CDS encoding efflux RND transporter permease subunit: MLTKILNLALQNRILVLVFAAALSFSGYYVANTMSVDVFPDLTAPTVTVLTEAHGLESEEVEKLVSFQLETALNGAPNIRRIRSSSASGISIVWAEFEWGTDIYRARQTVAERLATAGETLPEGIGAPTMAPISSIMGEIMLLGVSSDSLPPMQLRTLADWSIRPQIKSINGIANVIVIGGENKQYQVLAHPGKLQHYGLSLEDLLESVRETNVSATGGYLNKHGNRYIIKGNGRVNDLEQIKDTVIKTVNGQSVKVRDVAEVKIGASDQIGTGSLNARPSVIMTISKQPDVNTIELTKELDKAVTELRKTLPAGVKIDNHIFRQSDFIDASIGNLKSTLLEGTFFVILVLFIFLMDWRTTTISLLAIPVSLLTSVLVLKFLGYTINTMSLGGMAIAVGALVDDAIIDVENVFKRLRENFLKPKEERLPLLAVVKEASMEIRSSIIIATLIVIVSFVPLFLLSGMEGRLLKPLGIAFITSVLASLAVAVTLTPVLCSYLLNNEKLFKARAEGTKVERWLQKQYGRILSKAIKVPKTIIAVTAMAFAVSIGLLGQLDRSFLPEFNEGSLVISVVGIPGMSLEESETSGRMVEEQLLQMPEITTVTRRTGRAEMDEHAQDVNASEVDAPFVLDGKDKETFFEEVRKKLSIVPGVNITLGQPIAHRVDHMLSGTRANIAIKIFGPDLNELYKIGKNIETLIKPIDGLADVAVARQTEVPRLRVDPNRQKLAAVGMTVDQLMEQLDIAFTGEKAGQIYEGQRYFDLVVRYGKRFRDTPEKLKAMLVSLPEGGHIPLDQLAEISSVSGPHTISRENIQRKIVVSANVNGRGLRNAVDDIKSTIDSGVSLPEGYRVVYGGQFESEAKASRLLLITAISAILVIFLLLYFEFKDTKLAFIVLVNLPLALIGGILIVYFTSGIISIASTIGFISLFGIATRNGILLVSRYEDLRDGQPANDSLIKSGAFDRLNPILMTACTTGLALVPLALKGAESGNEIQSPMAVVILGGLLTATLLNLLVIPCVYKLIFVKDK
- a CDS encoding M91 family zinc metallopeptidase translates to MDFRKQIGYARSIPPETEPELREIDRLLAQYEKLNPLPRTQLEYEKLASCLSQLERTVYLWHSKNMPLESHRPDERTPALANLLKTVNSEFDSLFSIAVRRRFDFWYPGKDKAGLRETRKVEAMWRSVLAEDSSLKVESSIYPPIESADSSKRPMPSGSSADFKKRMFTQIGRIMMSRGGRELIDSILENRHTVTIRGHEGEKYRTKTKNKKNSQASSPILDSDPEGPVYEGLGSDATVYSPAVPSRKMKFYFTQSPNPRYGAYTIVPEYLRLAHELGHAMNAQYGKSREHFSSKKYGIDIARWTNPEEKYVIEKIDNPMRRELNLPNRIGHISTGPLLEEYWS
- a CDS encoding glycoside hydrolase family 2 TIM barrel-domain containing protein, which translates into the protein MIRRLLLLSFLTVFALASWAQTSETVYLSGTDKDNTVRWDFFCTEGQNSGKWTTIPVPSCWESQGFGNYNYGQDKEKSSEKGLYKHKFTVPNSWKNKKINIVFEGSMTDTEVKINGRLAGAKHQGAFYRFEYDITRLLKFGKENLLEVKVEKMSSNKSVNKAERNADYWIFGGIFRPVYLTAHPKTHIQRVAIDAQANGDFTVDVFTERARKGSSVKAQVKSLDGRNIGEPFTAKVEGRNPKVRLSAKIPNVKPWNPEFPQRYKVEVALSDNGKTKHVINQKFGFRTVEVRKGDGVYVNDEKIIFKGVNRHCAYPTSGRTTSPEIDIMDINLMKDMNMNSVRMSHYPPDAHFLDACDSLGLFVLDELAGWQDNYDTEIGKKLVKEMVIRDVNHPSIILWDNGNEKGWNTELDGEFAKYDPQERKVLHPMALHDGMDTQHYKDYAYGIGAFENSKDIYFPTEFLHGLYDGGHGAGLDDHWESVLKHPNAAGGFLWVFADEGVVRTDEGGRVDTHMNYAPDGIVGPYREKEASYYTIREVWTPVHFPVTYLSPSFKGKLKVENRFTYTNLNQCDVEWKLLRYPSPSAKNGKTVEKRGAKATFKDFEPGTAGFLNLDLPNDFAQYDALTISVKDPHGREVISRTWPIQFASELSEKALAKASSDAVNATTEGENIILNSGEVKAVFSAKDGTLLNIENAKGSIPFKNGPKLTLETKVKSVKSFEKDGNQIVEALFEKGFASVRWTMLPGGALELEYDIKDTKGRFDMMGVSWDFPEDPNVTVKWLGKGPYRVWKNRLKGPQFGLWEKEYNNTITGVDWNYPEFKGYHSELYWAKISLGEQSFTVYSKTDGVYLRLYTPALPEKPAHTKAAFPEGNISLMHAIPAVGTKFHPSDELGPQGRKNVHNTWRPYQKSVIGKFVFDFRSSNKKSL
- the miaB gene encoding tRNA (N6-isopentenyl adenosine(37)-C2)-methylthiotransferase MiaB yields the protein MSELIQDIGILGNNNGENTSCETYRTSKDVDTGKSRKLYIESYGCQMNFSDSEIVSSIMEKEGFDTTSTFENADVVLLNTCSIRDKAEQTVRKRLKQFNSVKKNKPEMLIGVLGCMAERLKEKLLEEEKIVDLVAGPDAYRDLPALVSKVDEGQKAVNTVLSREETYADISPVRLNSNGVTAFISIMRGCDNMCSFCVVPFTRGRERSRDPKSIVEEARQLFESGYKEVTLLGQNVDSYKFALDLDQNQKKVIEKSDAKDIVTFANLLEMVAKVSPDLRVRFSTSHPKDITEDVLHVMAAHENICKYIHLPAQSGNSRVLDIMNRTYTREEYIEKVDSIRKILGEECGISSDMIAGFCTETEEEHKETLTLMEYVQYDFSYMFFYSERPGTLAAKKFEDDIPLETKKRRLNEIIDLQRDLSLKRNQLDVGKTFKVLVEGTSKRSDEQLQGRNSANKVVVFDKRNFKKGDYVNVKVTECTPGTLIGEPVS
- a CDS encoding sigma-54 dependent transcriptional regulator; protein product: MISNSDIQYVKQRFGIIGNSPLLNRAIEIAMYVAPTDMAVLVTGESGSGKESFSKIIHHLSHRKHGPFIAINCGAIPEGTIDSELFGHEKGAFTGASDTRKGYFEVTSGGTIFLDEIGEMPLSTQARLLRVLENGEFIKVGSSKVQKTDVRVVAATNVRLLDAISKGKFREDLYYRLNTVPLFVPPLRERGRDSLLLFRKFASDFAEKYHTKPIFLTEDGQETLLDYRFPGNIRQLKNLVEQMSVLETGKVIDSRTLDGYMPTSQALVPISKPEMGGDQPDSADLEMLYKIIFELKKELGDLKEIVARIIRDEHVKSPALLAKFTQLTSEDSDLSQKPKPTSPLLLESGHGNNDSTDESQTIDIDRVEELQGNEESESLSLERNEKELIIKALKKNGNRRKRAAQELGISERTLYRKIKQYEIED